Sequence from the Catenuloplanes indicus genome:
TCGACGCGGTTCGTCCACACCCATCCTGACCAGCCCTCCGGCACCTGGTCGAGGGACGCGGCGGTGTCGAAGCCCGCGGACCACGGGCCGTCGCCGGCGACCAGCACGACGCGGGTGTCCACGCTCCGCATCCGGTCCACGAACAGGTTGGGCCAGCCCCAGAGCCAGCGGCCGTACCGTTCCGGCAGGTGCAGCTCGATGTGCGCGCACGCGCCGGGCACGATGCCGCTCGCACCGGCCGCGAGGTACGCCACCAGGCAGTCCACCATGATCTTCTTGGACGCGACACGGAAGCCGGGCACCTGCTGCCGGATCACGTCCATCGCGGTGTCCCCGCCGTACGCGGCCATGGTCGCGCGCCGCTCCGGCGACAGCGTGTTCAGGTAGGCCGCGACCGGGCCGCCCTCCGCGTCGTTCTTCACGTCCAGCAGCAGCTCATGATCCGGGAACATGGCCACCACCTCCTCCACGGTGGGCATCAGTCCGACGCCGGTGCCGCGCAGTGGATAGGTCGCGCCGCCGTCCGCGGTGTAGCCAAAACCCAGATCGAGACCACGCAGATACTCGTACGGGTGATCCTTGACCGCGCCGGAGCCGTCGGTGCGGCAGTCCAGCGTGCTGTCGTGGAACACCACGAGCCGGCCGTCCGCGCTGACCTGCACGTCGAACTCCAGCATGTCCGCACCGGCCGCGAACGCCGCGCGCATCGACTCCAGCGTGTTCTCCAGGTACGTGTGGTCCGGCGGGTGGATGCGGGCCGCGGTGCAGGTGTCGTTCTGCACGCCGTCCAGCGGGTA
This genomic interval carries:
- a CDS encoding glycerophosphodiester phosphodiesterase family protein; the protein is MRRKLLIAAVVVGVLAVTVAVANSSRLWGGRDGGPPLLAHRGIAQTYPLDGVQNDTCTAARIHPPDHTYLENTLESMRAAFAAGADMLEFDVQVSADGRLVVFHDSTLDCRTDGSGAVKDHPYEYLRGLDLGFGYTADGGATYPLRGTGVGLMPTVEEVVAMFPDHELLLDVKNDAEGGPVAAYLNTLSPERRATMAAYGGDTAMDVIRQQVPGFRVASKKIMVDCLVAYLAAGASGIVPGACAHIELHLPERYGRWLWGWPNLFVDRMRSVDTRVVLVAGDGPWSAGFDTAASLDQVPEGWSGWVWTNRVDRIAPLI